The genome window AACAAAATCTAACCGCCGCTGGTTATCAATTTAATCAGGACGGTAAATTAACTGATAAAGCAGGCAAGCCATTTAGCTTTACCCTAAGAACCTTCTCCGATCGTCCGGAATTGCCACTTATCGCCACTATTCTTCAAGCACAATGGCGACAAATTGGTATTGATGTCAATGTTTCTGTTGGTAATGCAAGTGAAATCCCGGCTGGTCATAAAGATGGTAGCTTAGAAATGGCACTCTATGCCTTGAACTATGGTAAAACAATCGATCCGTTCGGTGTCATTGTACAAGATTATGCGAAAGGCGGTAGTGATTGGGGTGTAATGAACTGGAGTAACGAGTTACTCGCACAAACTTTAGAAAAAATCGAAACGGAGAGTGATCTTCAACAAGCTAAACAGCTTAAACAAACGGTTAGCCAAATTATTCACGATGAACTACCGATTATTCCTGTCGTGTATTATCAGCAAAATGTGGCGACACATAACGAGCTAAAAGGCGTTACGCTTGATCCGTTTGAAAGAAGATTCTTTTTAGAAAAACTCACAAAATAACATTCTCAAATTTAATTGTTAAAACACGGAAAACCGTACCAGTAGGGGCAAATTTCCGTGTTTTTTCTATCAATTTACGGTTAGAAATATGCTTAAGATTATTTTTAGACGCTTACTGCAAATTATTTTAGTCATTTGGTCAGTCGGCACGCTTACTTTTATTTTGACGCGACAACTTTCGGGCGATATGGCTTACCGCATAGCATCAAGCCGTTACGGTTATGATCAAGTTGATAGTACTGTCGCCGAATTAGTACGCACCGAATTAGGACTAGACCAACCGTGGTGGCAAAGCTACGGAAACTGGTTACTTGACCTTTTACAGCTTAATTTAGGTAAATCCTTAGTTACCGGCGATTTAGTCTGGAACGAAATTGCTCATCAGTTCGGACATACCTTAAGTCTTGCTCTAATTGCTCTAATGATAGCAATGATTATCGGTCCGGTTTTAGGCATTCTTGTCGCTCGTAAAGAAAATGGTGTTTTTGACCGCTTTACCTTGGTATTCAGCACTCTGTTTCGCTCCGTACCAGCGTTCATTATTGCTATTGGACTCATTACACTCTTTTCCGCAACCTTACGTTGGCTACCAGCCGGTGGCTACGGTAGCTGGCAACATTTTATTTTACCTGCTTTTACTTTAGCATTAGGTTTAAGTGCAGTTTCTGTTCGTGTAACTCGTGCGGCAATGTTACAAGTAAAACAATCGGAATATTACCAATTTGCTCGTTTAAAAGGTCTGTCTAAATGGCAAACCTTTACTCGTCACGGTATCCGTAATATCGCTATTCCGGTGATTGCGTATCATGCGGTACAGTTGGTTTACCTAATTGAAGGCGTGGTCATCGTTGAAAGTCTATTTGCTTGGCCGGGTAGCGGACATGCTTTAGTACATTCTATTATCGCTCGAGATGTACCAATGATCCAAGGGACTTCTCTAGTGATGGGTGGTTTATTTGTTCTGTTAAATATGTGTGCGGATATGCTAAGTGCATGGATTGATCCACGAATTACTCACACACGTCATGGAGAATAATAATGAAAAAGATGACATTTAGCCAAAAAGTAGGGGCGACTATCCTGGGCTTATTACTCGCCTTTGCCTTTTTACAACCTTACTTTTACCCGATGGATATCGGTTTCCAAGACCTGAGTAATATTCTCATTAAACCGGGTGAACTTGCTTGGTTCGGTACAGATCACCTTGGACGAGATATGCTTGCTCGCCTTGCCTCAGCAATCCGTTTGTCATTCGGTCTCTCTCTTTTTAGCGTATTTTGTGCATTAGTTGCTGGGCTGTTATTTGGGATTTCAGCCGGCTTTTTCGGTGGCTGGCTTGACCGACTATTCAGCTTTATTTGCGATTTAGTTATGGCTCTCCCCGGCTTATTACTGATTCTCTTATTTGCGGCATTATCGCCGGGCTCATTTTGGACGCTTTATTTAGGTATTGCGTTAGTGATGTGGGTCGAATTTTTCCGTGTAATTCGAGCAGTCAGCCAAACGCTTGCATCTAGTGCTGAAATCGAATCTTCTCGTTTAATGGGAATGGGGTTATTTTACAGCTTTAAACGCCATCTTTTACCTCGTTTACTACCGCTGATTGTGACCTTAAGCGCTTTCTCACTCGGTAATGCCATTCTAGCATTGGCTACGCTTGGGTTTGTAAATGTCGGATTACGTCCGCCTACAGCTGAATTAGGTTTAATGATGACCGAATTATTCCCTTACTACTATGAAGCTCCTTGGATCTTTATGCGACCGGTAATCGCGGTCTTTTTAATGGTACTTAGCCTTCAACTGTTATCCGGGAGAGTAAAATAATGGCACTACTACGAATTGAAAATGTTGGAGTACAAACTACTTCGGGTTTAACTTTAGTTGAGCCAATCAGTTTAAACTTGGAACAAGGTAAAAATATCACCATTCTTGGTGAAACCGGTTCAGGAAAAAGTCTATTGATTCAGGCGATTATGGGTGCTTTGCCAGAAGGATTAGAGGCAAGCGGTCAAATTTTTGTAGAAAATCACAAAACCGAAAATACTCAGCTTGAATTGCTCTGGGGTAAAACCTTGGTTATGTTGCCGCAAGAACCCCGCCGTTCTCTTGACCCAATTATGACGATCGGTAAACAGCTTTGGGAAAGTTTCTTCTTTATTGCTAAAAAAGATAAACAAACGGCAAAAAATGAAGGTAAAAATGCACTCGAACATTTAGGCTTAAAAGCCTGGGAAACTGCTTATCCTCACCAATTATCCGGTGGTATGGCTCAACGAGCTTCTTTTGCTATCGCAACTGCCGCCGGTGGCAAAATTTTATTAGCGGATGAGCCAACTAAAGGGCTTGATCCGAAAAGTAAAGCCAATGTCATTCAGCTACTTAAACAAGCTTACCAAAATCAGGGCGGTTTACTCACCATCACTCACGATATTGAAGTCGCTGAACAATTGGGTGGTGAAATTTTGGTAATGAAAAAAGGGCAATTATTAGAAAAAGGTGCAAAGAGAAACATTGCTGACAAACCCTCAGCATCCGTACACCAAAGCCTTGATTTCCGCCGATCCGAAACATTGGCAAGCGGTCGAAAATTCGCAAAATTTTGCAAAAAATCAACCGCTTGTATCAGTAAAAAATCTGAGTGTTGCACGAGGTAAACGCACACTTTTCAGCGGACTTTCATTCGATTTACATCAAGGAGAGATTTTAGGTATTGTTGGACATAGTGGTATCGGTAAAAGTACGCTCGCCGATGTATTATGCGGCTTACTCAAACCTAAAGCCGGTGAAGTGATTTGGCACAACCAACAGCACAAAAAACATCAGGTGCTAAAACTATACCAAGATCCACCGGAAGCCTTTGCTCCGACTGTCAGTTTACAAACGCTGTTAGATGATGTGATCAATAAACACAAATTAGATCGTTCACAGATTCTAACCTTACTGCCACAACTGGCACTTGCCCCGGAAATACTTACTCGTAATGCGGAAAATGTTTCAGGTGGTGAATTACAACGGGTTGCTATCTTGCGTGCCTTATTACTTGAACCGGTATTACTTTTTGCCGATGAAGTAACTTCTCGCTTAGATCCGATTACACAAAAAGAAACGATTGAGTTATTAATCAATCAATGTCGTCAACGTCAATGTGCATTAGTGATTGTCAGTCACGATCCTTATTTGATCGAGAAAAGTCGCGATAAAGTGATTGATTTAACTCAGTTTATCTAAAATATCACACATTATAGAACAAGCGGTTCTTTTACGGACAAATCTTACCAAGATTTCCAGAAAAATAACCGCTTGTTTTTATTTGGCTCTTTTATTCAACTAGATCCAACATTTCCTGTGCATTGGCAAGTACCGTATCAGTAATCTTACTTCCCCCCAATAATCTTGCTAGAGCTTGCACTCGCTCAGATTGAGTTAACAACGACATTTGAGTTTCCGTCTGATTATTTTCCACATACTTTTGTACATTGAAATGGTGATGACCGTAACTTGCCACCTGCGGCAAATGGGTCACACAAAGTACCTGGCATTTCTTACCTAATTGACGTAACAGCTTACCGACAGTCGTTGCTGTCGGGCCGCTAATCCCTACATCCACCTCATCGAAAATAATTGTCGGTGTGGATAATTTATTTGCCGTCAACACCTGTACCGCTAATGAAATACGTGATAGCTCACCACCGGAAGCAATTTTAACTAACGGTCGCGCTTGTTGCCCTAAATTACTCCGTAGATTAAATTCAACAAAGTCCGCCCCATTAATCGATAACTTTTTAACGTCGTGTTGTACATCAATAAAAAACTCACCGTTTTCCATTGAAAGATGTTTAATTTGTGTCGTCACTTGTTCGGCTAATTTTTTACTTGCCTCAAGCCGTTTTAAATAAATTTGTTCCGCTAACTGAATAGATTGTTGATAAGCGGCTTGTTCCTCTGCCATTAACTGTTCTTCATTACCGGCAAAATCCACCAACTTTTGTAATTCATCTTGGAGTAGCGAATGATGTTGCCATAAATTTTCCGGCAATACATGATGTTTACGAGCTAATTGAATCGTTTTACTGATCCGTACATCCAATTCATTTAATAAATCAGGATCTTGCTCAATTTTTCCGGCTAAACCGCTCACT of Actinobacillus arthritidis contains these proteins:
- a CDS encoding ABC transporter permease produces the protein MLKIIFRRLLQIILVIWSVGTLTFILTRQLSGDMAYRIASSRYGYDQVDSTVAELVRTELGLDQPWWQSYGNWLLDLLQLNLGKSLVTGDLVWNEIAHQFGHTLSLALIALMIAMIIGPVLGILVARKENGVFDRFTLVFSTLFRSVPAFIIAIGLITLFSATLRWLPAGGYGSWQHFILPAFTLALGLSAVSVRVTRAAMLQVKQSEYYQFARLKGLSKWQTFTRHGIRNIAIPVIAYHAVQLVYLIEGVVIVESLFAWPGSGHALVHSIIARDVPMIQGTSLVMGGLFVLLNMCADMLSAWIDPRITHTRHGE
- a CDS encoding ABC transporter permease; translation: MKKMTFSQKVGATILGLLLAFAFLQPYFYPMDIGFQDLSNILIKPGELAWFGTDHLGRDMLARLASAIRLSFGLSLFSVFCALVAGLLFGISAGFFGGWLDRLFSFICDLVMALPGLLLILLFAALSPGSFWTLYLGIALVMWVEFFRVIRAVSQTLASSAEIESSRLMGMGLFYSFKRHLLPRLLPLIVTLSAFSLGNAILALATLGFVNVGLRPPTAELGLMMTELFPYYYEAPWIFMRPVIAVFLMVLSLQLLSGRVK